The DNA window AAAGAACAGAGCAACTAGCAGATCCATAACACAGCCTTCATCGTCCGGAAACACTCATCCGAGCAGTTTCGCGCTTTCAACACATCATCAAATCTTTGCTACTTTTACTTTCAACAAACATGCCAATTGCAACTGGGCCCCAAGCGTGGAAGACGGAGGATGTCAAGCGCGACAACTCATGGATTCTGAGGCTGACCCCCGAGGAAGTCGAGGGCTTCCGTACCGCGCTTGCTCACGCAAAGGCACACCCCAAGGCTCTCCTGGATATGACGCAGGCCGATTACCCGCTGCCAGAGGCCTCTGCAAAGGCCCTGCAGCGCGCTATCGCTACCACCCAAGACCGCTGGGGCATGTGCCTCGTGAAGGGTTTTCCTACAAACGAATGGTCCGAAGCAGACATGCGTGTTGCCTATTGGGGTATGGGTCTTTACATGGGTGTTGGTCGCACGCAAAATCGCGCCAGTGAGGTGATTAACGACGTGCGCGATGCCGGCGGCAGCTATAAAGTCAAAGGCGGCCGTGGATACAATACCAACGCCGGTCTTGACTTCCACCAGGACTCGGCCGATGTGGTGGCGCTTTTGTGCCGCCGCACTGCTAAGGAGGGAGGAACTTCTAAGGTCATGAGCAGCATTGCGCTGCGCGACCGCGTCGCTGAGCTACGCCCTGATCTACTCCCCGTTCTTGAGTCCAACAACTGGTTCCACAGCTTCCAAAACGCCCAAGACCCTACCCAGCCCCCCTACTACCGTTGCCCCCTCATCGGAAAGAGTGGTGCTTATTTCTGCGCCCGTGCCAACCGCAAGAACACAGTTGCCGCACAGCGTGACTTCTCCGAGGTGCCGCGCCTTTCTGCACAGCAGGAAGAAGccctcgatcttctcgacacTATCATGCCGACGGACGAGTATTGCTATAGCATGGAACTGGAAGTCGGTGATATGCAACTGCTTAACAGCTTCGTAACACTGCACTCGCGCACGCCTTTCGAGGACCATGAGCTGCCAGATGAGAAGCGTCACCTCATGCGCCTGTGGCTTTCCATTCCCACCTCTCAGCCTCTGCCTCTTCAGTTTGCCGAGTACTGGGGTGACGTCCGAGCTGGCGCAGTTCGTGGTGGTGTCCGAGGAAGTGCCATCACTGAGGACTTCCTGAAGTATGAGAAGCGTCAGGCCGATGTCATGAATATGCCTCTGACTGGGTTCAAGCCAATCGTGACGCAAGAGGAGATGAGCAAAATTGTGGCGGCGAACTAAACAATAAATGACATTCTTGAAGGTATGGAAAGTTGACAGTGTTATTTATGTACATCGATTGAGGGTGAATTTTATGTCTATTTATTCTTGTTGTCATAATGTATTGTATGGTTAGATCTCAGTTTTTACTGGTGAGTATTCTTTTATGAATCGTTGCTTTTCTTGATTTGAACCAAAATATCAACGTATCAACCTCAAGCACCAAAAGGAAATTTTAATTGGAAAAGTTTGGTCTGCCGCAACACGGTTTGAACTTGTAATAATCGAAACCAGAGGGTCGTTCATAGGACATTGTTATCCACGGAAGTGCCAACGCAAGTCTTACAGGGTTAGGTGATTTTATTACGTGGGATACAAAACACGTCAAAAAGCGCCAATAGATGACAGTTGAATCGTTTCTCTAGTGAAACTATGCAGAATTCTGTTACACTTATGTTTTTTATGCCCCGTTCGCGAATGATACGCCTCCTGCAAGACGATCAATTTCCATCTCTCTCTGCAATCCCATAACATCAAAGAATCCCTTTGGATCCAAGCCTTGTGCCGCTGCATCATCTTTGCCAGTTTCCATGAGATACTTGTACGCACGTCTAATGGTGTGCAAAACCGACTTtccagcagcaccaggaTAGATAGCGAGCTATTTCGGTGTTAAACTAAACTTCTGCGAGGGAAGTAAACAATTCAAAAACTAACCTTTACCCCCCACTCACCCAGTTGCTCGGGTGGGAACCATGGGGTCTTACCGTTGGAAACAAGATTCACCATGAGCTGGGCCAAGTCAGTGTCATCGAGTTCT is part of the Penicillium psychrofluorescens genome assembly, chromosome: 4 genome and encodes:
- a CDS encoding uncharacterized protein (ID:PFLUO_006130-T1.cds;~source:funannotate); protein product: MPIATGPQAWKTEDVKRDNSWILRLTPEEVEGFRTALAHAKAHPKALLDMTQADYPLPEASAKALQRAIATTQDRWGMCLVKGFPTNEWSEADMRVAYWGMGLYMGVGRTQNRASEVINDVRDAGGSYKVKGGRGYNTNAGLDFHQDSADVVALLCRRTAKEGGTSKVMSSIALRDRVAELRPDLLPVLESNNWFHSFQNAQDPTQPPYYRCPLIGKSGAYFCARANRKNTVAAQRDFSEVPRLSAQQEEALDLLDTIMPTDEYCYSMELEVGDMQLLNSFVTLHSRTPFEDHELPDEKRHLMRLWLSIPTSQPLPLQFAEYWGDVRAGAVRGGVRGSAITEDFLKYEKRQADVMNMPLTGFKPIVTQEEMSKIVAAN